CACGCGCCCCTCCCGGCACAAGGCGGCGAGCGCCTGCACCACCAGCCGCTGGTCGGACAGCCCGGTCAGATCCGCGGTGCGCCGGCGCAGGTCGGGCTCGGGAAGGAATACGTCGCCCTCCGCGGCGCCCGCGGCGAGCTGGTGGAGGGCCGCCGCCTGGATGCGTTGCGGCGAGTCGGGTGCGATGCCGAGCCGGGCGGCGATGCGGTCGGCGGTGTGGAAACCCATGCCCGGCACGTGGCTCGCGAGCCGGTAGGGGTCGTCCTGCAGCACGGCGCGGGCGCGGGCGCCGAACTGCCGCCAGATGCGCCGTGCGTGCGCGGCGGAGATGCCGTACGACTGCAGGAACAGCATGGTGCCGCGCTGTGCGCGCTGCTCGTGCCAGACGCGCGCCACCTGCCCGGCGCGGGCGGCGCCGATGCCGGGCACCTCGCGCAGCCGTGCGCTGGCCTGATCGAGCACCCGCAGGGTTTCCAACCCGAAGTGGCCGACGATGCGGCGCGCGAAGCCCGGCCCGATGCCGGGCACCATCCCGGAACCGAGGTACTGCTCCAGGCCGGCTACCGTGCGCGGAGCGACGGTGGCGTAGGACTGCGCTTCGAATCGGCGGCCATAGCGGGGATGCTCCACCCAGCCGCCGGTCAGGCGTACGGTCTCGCCGGGCTTGATGCCGAGCAGGTTGCCGACCGCGACCGCCTCGCCGCCGCCCTCGGGCTGCTGCACAACCAGTACCGCAAAGCCGCTCTCTTCCTGCTCGTAGACCACGCGGCGCACGCTTCCCTCGAGTGTCGCGCGCGAGCTGTTGCCGGTGGCGGTTTGCGGCACGGCGCGGGCGAACGGGCTGCTATCGCCCCGAGCTCACCGCCTGCCGGCGGCGCTCTTGGCCCATCCCGTCCGTTCCTAGTTCGCTTTGCGCCGGGCGGTGATGCCGAGCAGCTCGATCATGAACGCGCTCAGGTCGTGATCCCCGGCCCGGCGGTAGGCGTGATTGAGGTTGTGCAGGATGCGCTGCACGGTACGCACCGGGTCGGCGCCGTTGCGCAGCATCTGCAGATGGCGCAGGTTGGCGGGCGTGCGCGCGAGCAGCTTCTCCGCCTCCACCACACGGCCGCGGTCGAAGCAGTCCACGAGCACGATGCGCTTGTCGTGGATGACGCGCGCCAGGAAGTGGTTCGGCACGTTGCACCCCTGGATATCCAGGCCGAGGCGGCGGCCGACCAGCATGTAGACCGCGACCAGGCTGATCGGGATGCCGCGCTTGGAGAGGATGACCGAAACCAGGTTGCTGTTGAGCGGGTTGTAGAAGTCGTCGCGATTGCCGCTCAGCCCCACCTCCTTGAACAGAAACGCGCTCAGTGCGAATGCGTCCGGGGCGTGGCCGGAACCGCGAAAGTCGTCGGCAAGATCGTCGAGCACGTCGCCGACGGAAAGCGGAAACTCCACCCCGAGCTGGAACCCGGCGAGCAGGCTGAGCGCGGCCTCGATGCGCGGACGGCGGCCCTCGACCGCCGCCCAGCTCGGCCATCGCTCGCGCAGCCAGGCCTTGCGCTGGCGCGCCAGAACGCGCCGCAGGGCCTCGTGCTGGTCGGCGTTCAGCCGCTTGAGGTGCGGTTCGGCGAGCGGTTCCAGGTCGGGGCCCAGCTTCTCAAGGGCGTGCATCACCCGCCGCCGCACCGCCGCAGCGTCGTCGTCGAGCAACTGCAGCAGGTAGGGAACCTGTGCGCGGGTGTCGCCCAGTTCGTTCATGGCCGCCAGGGTAAGAGCCTACTCGCGCCGCGGCGCGAAATCAAGGGCGTCGGCCGGCGCGGCCGGCGCGGCGGGAGGGATCAGTCGGGCAGGAATGCTTCCAGGTCCTTTTCGATCTCGGCTTCGCTGAAACCGAGCTTGCGGTCGTAGCGGATGGTCTTGGCCACCCGGCGGTCGCGCTCCGGCGAGCGCACGTAATCGTCTGACAACAGTCCCTTGGCCAGCGCCTCGTCGACCAGGTCGGTGGCCTTCTGCGCGGTCATCAGGTAGCGGTCGCTGAACGAGCGCATGCCGACCGCGCACCAGCGCATCAGCACGAACGTGACGACGGCGGACACGATCGCGATGACGATGTCCTGGATCCTTACCGAGGTGCTCTTGCCCTCCCAGCCGATGCCGGCGCCGATCGCCAGCGAGGCCAGCACGCTCACCGACAGCAGCCAGGTCGCCAACCGCCAGCGCCGCCAGTAGGCGCGGTGGGCGGTCACGGTCGGGGGGTATCGCTCGCCGTGGGCGGTGCGCCGGTCGGAAACGGTAGCCTGCCTCACTGCCGCGAGTCCTGATCCGAGCGTGCCGGCCGGCACGGGATTCCTGTGCATCGGGTCGTCATCGTTTTCCAAGCCGCGCGCAGTGCGTGCGCCCCCTCACTGCAAGGTACTGCGATCGCCGCCCCCCCGCCACCGCCGGCCGGCGCATGGTCAAAACTGGACTACCGAGAGCAGGCCGGTGGTCAGGAACGGTGCATAGGTGATCACCAGTACGACCACCAGCAGGACCAGCAGGAACGGCACCACCGTGCGGTACACGCTCACCAGGTCCTTGTCGAAGCGGTAGGAGGACAGGAACAGGTTGATGCCCACCGGCGGCGTCAGGTATCCCAGCTCCAGGTTGGCCAGGAAGATGATGCCGAGGTGCACCGGGTGGATGCCGTAGGAGACCCCGAGCGGGATCAGCAGCGGAGCGAGCACGACGATGGCGGAGAAGATGTCCATCAGCGCGCCGGCGACCAGCAGGGTGAGGTTGAGCAGGATCAGGAACAGCAGGCGGGAACTGATGGCGCCGGTCACCCACGCGGCCAGGCTGGTGGGCACCTCGGCGTCCACCATGAAGTAGGACAGGCCCTTGGCGAGGGCGAGAATGATCATCACGCCGCCGATGATCGGCGTGCACTTGGCGAGCACGCGCGGCAGGGTGCGCAGCGGTATGTCGCGGTGCACCACCGTCTCCACCAGCAGCACGTAGATGGTGGCGGCCGCCGCCGTTTCCACCAGCGAGGTGATGCCGCCGAAGTAGAGCGCCACCACGACCACCGGCAGCGCCAGCTCCCAGGCCGCCCCGCGTGCCGCCTGCAGGGCGGGGCGCAGATGGAAGCGGGGCCGCTCACCGCCCTGGCCGGGGGCCGCCTCGGTACGCCGCCGGAGCGCCTGGAAGATGCCGAGCGCGGCCAGGGCGAGCACCATCAGCACGCCCGGCACGAAGCCGCCGACGAACAGTTGGCGGATGTCGATCTGGGCGATGACGCCGTACATGATGATCGGCAGCGCGGGCGGGAACAGCAGTCCGATGCTGCCGGCGGCGGTCAGCAGCCCGATGCTGAACCGCTCGCGGTAGCCGTTGCGCTGCAGCATGTACAGCAGCAGTCCGCCGAGGGCGAGAATGGTGACCCCGGAAGCGCCGGTGAAGGTGGTAAAGAAGGCGCACAGCAGCACCGCCATCACCGCCAGACCGCCGCGGAACCAGCTGAACCAGGCCTGGAACAGCGTGATCAGCCGTTCTCCCGCCTTGCTCTCCGAGAGGATGAAGCCGGCGACCGTGAACAGCGGCAGCGCCGGCACCAGCGGTTGGGACAGCATGGCATACGCCTCGTCCGGCACCACCTCCAGGGCGCCGCCCGATCCCAGGAACTGCAGCAGCGTGAAACCGCTCAGGATCACGAAGATCGGCGTACCGATGAACGCCGACGCGATCAGCACCAGCACCAGCGGCAGGCGCGCCGCGGCCGCCGCCGCGGCCACCGCATCAACCAGCGCGTAGCTGGGAAAATAGCCGGGTGCGACCACCTGCAGCGCATTGACCAGCGGGCCGATGCCGAT
This region of Spirochaetaceae bacterium genomic DNA includes:
- a CDS encoding helix-hairpin-helix domain-containing protein is translated as MPQTATGNSSRATLEGSVRRVVYEQEESGFAVLVVQQPEGGGEAVAVGNLLGIKPGETVRLTGGWVEHPRYGRRFEAQSYATVAPRTVAGLEQYLGSGMVPGIGPGFARRIVGHFGLETLRVLDQASARLREVPGIGAARAGQVARVWHEQRAQRGTMLFLQSYGISAAHARRIWRQFGARARAVLQDDPYRLASHVPGMGFHTADRIAARLGIAPDSPQRIQAAALHQLAAGAAEGDVFLPEPDLRRRTADLTGLSDQRLVVQALAALCREGRVVCADLPAAGQPGAVAARYLPRLAAAETRAAARLAALLAAP
- a CDS encoding transglutaminase-like domain-containing protein produces the protein MNELGDTRAQVPYLLQLLDDDAAAVRRRVMHALEKLGPDLEPLAEPHLKRLNADQHEALRRVLARQRKAWLRERWPSWAAVEGRRPRIEAALSLLAGFQLGVEFPLSVGDVLDDLADDFRGSGHAPDAFALSAFLFKEVGLSGNRDDFYNPLNSNLVSVILSKRGIPISLVAVYMLVGRRLGLDIQGCNVPNHFLARVIHDKRIVLVDCFDRGRVVEAEKLLARTPANLRHLQMLRNGADPVRTVQRILHNLNHAYRRAGDHDLSAFMIELLGITARRKAN
- a CDS encoding TRAP transporter large permease subunit, with protein sequence MTGGPGAPGGPGGPRGPASTGAENNPPEREAHAAPGDQQPPLAAHAAVGEHSAPRSALARLENGTVTAALVLLAALPTAAAVLRLLFGGGLAASGEYVRHLTLWVALIGGVVTTRRGSHLALSSGLHQLPDPWGERVRAAAGAISVVVTTALAVSALSLVLIAFDPSQDVGGVPIRLAVAVLPLGFAGMAAHFVAHGCRQPAARAAVLLAVPAGLLIGIGPLVNALQVVAPGYFPSYALVDAVAAAAAAARLPLVLVLIASAFIGTPIFVILSGFTLLQFLGSGGALEVVPDEAYAMLSQPLVPALPLFTVAGFILSESKAGERLITLFQAWFSWFRGGLAVMAVLLCAFFTTFTGASGVTILALGGLLLYMLQRNGYRERFSIGLLTAAGSIGLLFPPALPIIMYGVIAQIDIRQLFVGGFVPGVLMVLALAALGIFQALRRRTEAAPGQGGERPRFHLRPALQAARGAAWELALPVVVVALYFGGITSLVETAAAATIYVLLVETVVHRDIPLRTLPRVLAKCTPIIGGVMIILALAKGLSYFMVDAEVPTSLAAWVTGAISSRLLFLILLNLTLLVAGALMDIFSAIVVLAPLLIPLGVSYGIHPVHLGIIFLANLELGYLTPPVGINLFLSSYRFDKDLVSVYRTVVPFLLVLLVVVLVITYAPFLTTGLLSVVQF